In one window of Methanobrevibacter millerae DNA:
- a CDS encoding transglutaminase domain-containing protein: MKKRIFLALLLLIAVLSIGFVSAGEIDVNDTYAVQDSNTDFLAVDQGGVGSDNSNNLSINNVDTILDESIIGASEDSAKKAVTIDAPDVNLYYRNGTRFIATLSDVDGNKLANQTLLFTISGVDYARTTDVNGSASIAINLIPGTYDFITYYNGSDAYSSNKVTSKVTVYPTVSGNDIVKYYKNATQYYATFLNASGSPLANANVTFNINGVFYTRVTNASGVARLNINLPPNDYVLTAIHPDTGYMYSNNVTVLYTIYADNLTKVYRDSNQYYAEFVDGTGSPLANTNVTYNINGVFYSRMTNASGVARLNINLLEGTYVLTAYHPGDESRLSNTIKVLGTSETSITTSDYSYMIGDTQYIEATLYNELGYTVANQTIVINIGSTSNTAVTDANGKATIKANMPVGVYNVTYTYNGIAPYKSSSATGTLKIRDKYDTTFVVNNTVIYYNKKETFDVTVLTDNNVPVVNQPVYLSINGASYTRITDETGTARLTINLYPGVYDISYKFNSTKFKELTESSLLMVIDTNTSILSAQDTTVGEGAGEKFPILLTVDDFGMPYRDVIININGVNYTRTTNDFGVAEITINLAAGKYPVKYYYLGESRVEPSSGQAYITVKPRTATSMKWLSSTTFISGITADLKVSLVDSSNKPLASKDVVFTISSKEYPVKTDSSGIATLSRSLFSGTYVVTASFAGDGDYIQSEVSTVITVASAHDSSGYGYWVFGRDMENVNLSQLASLGTTDIFLNFYSLSLHGQSKVTSWIQSAKSYGINVHIWMQCFYDGEWLNPVSGRSINQALFNELIDEAKSYATIPGVAGVHLDYLRYPGNAYKTTGGTEAITEFVKQVTAACRAVNPSIIMSASIMPETTNDIYYYGQDISAISQYLDVIVLMQYKGNYNAGTDWLASTTRWYVQNSQGAEVWSGLQAYLSDDNPTKLTYTELFGDAQTVVDNGADGVMLFRFGISNFLNFKDLEDPSYDDVVSLSDVLDAASDLKLYIEKNWTLPSKVYVGDGAYTVPQFLALMNQALLMIEGVYTGDIVSFLVAEPEKNRGDVIYDVLFDEEYLEINHVVYAYCVSNNQAPDNATSSVGDIKYETLVYMYSRILDFYATESVLPAFVLVNNFLDNPTLTVNMLPSYSTTDYQYVNYTTTWLNYCPICEHYGTLLINPKGTVEGELTCYYCDADFCGVTGHDKILNSTYELVRLSESVPVAEGKVGDKIALSSIIAGASYLAAYFKENEDFPDYIVLKEGKYSLQDFLYMMSRAIVQIDASNTNPVTLIEIGGPSTPSGDVIDGTLSKTDYMDVVNRVANFISSNNWIPNYASSTLGKIAYSELLDSFSRILDYYSNHGALPTSVHIIYKSGSSKSISELAQSLIKGLTSDRDKAVALYNYVRDSISYSFYYNTQKGAEGTLAAGTGNCCDQAQLLVAMARAVGLTARFATGYCTFSSGSTYGHVWAQFNIGGSWINADPTSTRNSFGVINNWNTASYTNRGTFDVLPY; the protein is encoded by the coding sequence TTGAAAAAACGAATATTTTTAGCATTGTTATTGCTAATCGCTGTTCTATCGATTGGTTTTGTCAGTGCAGGTGAAATAGATGTTAATGATACCTACGCAGTACAGGATTCAAATACTGATTTCTTGGCTGTTGACCAAGGGGGTGTAGGATCAGATAATTCAAATAATTTATCAATTAACAACGTTGATACAATCTTAGATGAAAGTATTATTGGTGCAAGTGAAGATTCAGCAAAGAAAGCTGTCACGATTGATGCACCTGATGTTAATTTATATTACAGGAATGGAACAAGATTTATAGCTACTTTAAGTGATGTTGATGGAAACAAGTTAGCTAATCAGACTTTATTATTTACAATTTCTGGAGTTGATTATGCGAGAACCACTGACGTGAACGGTTCTGCTTCAATTGCGATTAACTTAATTCCAGGAACTTATGATTTTATTACATATTATAATGGTAGCGACGCTTACTCAAGCAATAAGGTAACTTCAAAAGTTACTGTTTATCCTACCGTTTCCGGTAATGACATAGTTAAATATTATAAGAACGCTACACAATATTATGCAACGTTTTTAAATGCTTCCGGCTCTCCATTGGCCAATGCAAACGTTACTTTTAATATTAATGGTGTTTTCTATACTCGCGTTACAAATGCAAGTGGTGTTGCAAGACTGAATATTAACTTGCCGCCTAATGATTATGTATTGACTGCAATTCACCCGGATACCGGGTACATGTACTCAAATAATGTTACTGTATTATACACCATATATGCCGATAATTTAACTAAGGTATATAGGGATTCAAACCAGTATTATGCAGAGTTTGTGGATGGTACAGGTTCTCCTTTAGCCAATACCAATGTTACATATAACATTAATGGAGTATTTTATAGCCGTATGACTAATGCAAGTGGTGTTGCAAGACTTAATATAAACCTGCTTGAAGGTACTTATGTATTGACTGCATACCATCCTGGTGATGAATCAAGATTATCCAATACTATTAAAGTATTAGGTACATCAGAGACCAGTATTACTACTAGTGACTATAGCTATATGATAGGTGATACTCAGTATATTGAGGCTACATTGTATAATGAACTTGGTTATACTGTTGCTAATCAGACTATTGTGATTAATATTGGCAGTACTTCTAATACTGCTGTTACTGATGCAAATGGTAAGGCTACTATAAAAGCCAATATGCCTGTCGGTGTTTATAATGTAACTTATACTTATAATGGTATTGCTCCATATAAATCATCAAGTGCAACGGGTACCCTTAAGATTAGGGATAAGTATGATACAACATTTGTTGTCAACAATACTGTTATATATTATAACAAGAAGGAAACATTTGACGTTACCGTATTGACTGACAATAATGTTCCTGTTGTCAATCAGCCTGTGTACCTTTCAATCAATGGTGCTTCATATACAAGGATCACTGATGAAACGGGCACTGCAAGGTTGACTATCAACTTATATCCTGGAGTCTATGACATTTCATATAAATTTAATAGCACGAAATTTAAAGAATTAACAGAGTCTTCACTACTTATGGTAATCGACACCAATACATCTATACTAAGTGCTCAAGATACGACAGTTGGTGAAGGTGCAGGTGAAAAATTCCCAATTCTTTTGACAGTCGATGACTTTGGAATGCCGTACAGGGATGTTATAATAAACATCAATGGCGTAAACTATACCCGTACAACAAATGATTTCGGTGTGGCTGAAATCACTATCAACCTTGCAGCAGGAAAGTATCCTGTTAAGTATTATTATCTTGGTGAATCAAGGGTAGAGCCTTCAAGCGGACAGGCTTACATTACCGTAAAGCCAAGAACCGCAACTTCAATGAAATGGCTGTCTTCCACCACATTCATATCAGGCATTACTGCCGATTTGAAAGTCTCTCTGGTTGATTCATCAAATAAGCCGCTTGCATCCAAGGATGTTGTATTTACAATATCTTCAAAAGAATATCCTGTTAAAACTGATTCCTCAGGTATAGCTACCTTATCCAGAAGCCTCTTTTCAGGAACGTATGTGGTTACGGCTTCCTTTGCTGGAGATGGAGATTATATTCAATCTGAAGTATCAACAGTAATTACTGTAGCTTCCGCACATGATTCAAGCGGATACGGCTATTGGGTTTTCGGAAGGGATATGGAAAACGTTAACCTCTCTCAGTTAGCTTCACTTGGAACAACAGACATATTCCTGAACTTCTACTCATTATCCTTACATGGCCAATCTAAAGTCACTTCATGGATTCAGTCTGCTAAATCATACGGCATTAACGTCCATATCTGGATGCAATGTTTCTATGATGGAGAATGGCTTAATCCTGTATCTGGAAGATCCATAAATCAGGCATTATTCAATGAGTTAATCGATGAGGCTAAATCTTATGCTACTATACCTGGCGTTGCAGGTGTTCATCTTGATTACCTGAGATATCCTGGAAATGCATATAAAACCACAGGCGGAACTGAAGCCATTACGGAATTTGTAAAACAGGTTACTGCTGCTTGCCGTGCCGTAAATCCTAGCATTATAATGTCTGCTTCAATCATGCCTGAAACTACCAATGACATTTATTATTACGGTCAGGACATTTCTGCCATCAGCCAGTATCTGGACGTAATCGTTCTGATGCAGTATAAAGGAAATTATAATGCCGGAACAGACTGGCTTGCTTCAACAACCAGATGGTATGTACAGAACTCACAGGGCGCTGAGGTCTGGTCAGGACTGCAGGCATATCTGTCTGATGACAATCCGACCAAATTAACATACACGGAACTTTTCGGTGATGCACAGACTGTTGTTGACAATGGTGCTGATGGAGTAATGTTATTCAGATTCGGCATATCCAACTTCCTGAACTTCAAAGACTTGGAGGATCCATCATATGATGATGTGGTTTCCCTTTCAGATGTCCTGGATGCAGCTTCTGACTTGAAATTGTATATTGAGAAGAATTGGACATTGCCTTCGAAAGTCTATGTCGGCGATGGCGCATACACAGTTCCTCAATTCCTGGCATTAATGAATCAGGCCTTATTGATGATTGAAGGCGTTTATACTGGCGATATCGTTTCATTCCTTGTGGCCGAACCGGAAAAGAATCGCGGTGATGTCATTTATGACGTGCTGTTTGATGAGGAATATCTGGAGATTAACCATGTGGTTTACGCATATTGCGTTTCAAACAATCAGGCTCCGGACAATGCCACATCTTCAGTTGGAGACATCAAGTATGAAACCTTGGTTTACATGTATTCAAGGATTTTAGACTTTTATGCAACAGAATCAGTATTGCCTGCATTCGTACTGGTCAACAATTTCCTTGATAACCCAACATTAACGGTTAACATGCTTCCGAGCTATTCAACTACCGATTATCAGTATGTAAACTACACTACAACCTGGCTCAACTACTGTCCGATTTGTGAACATTACGGTACATTGCTTATTAATCCTAAAGGCACTGTTGAAGGCGAACTGACCTGTTATTATTGTGATGCTGATTTCTGCGGCGTTACAGGTCATGATAAAATTTTAAATTCAACTTATGAATTGGTAAGACTGTCCGAATCCGTTCCTGTAGCTGAAGGAAAAGTCGGCGATAAGATTGCATTGTCAAGCATCATTGCCGGTGCCAGCTATTTGGCAGCATATTTCAAGGAAAATGAGGATTTCCCAGATTATATTGTACTTAAAGAAGGTAAATATTCCTTGCAGGACTTCCTATACATGATGAGCAGAGCTATCGTTCAGATTGATGCGTCAAATACCAATCCGGTAACCCTTATTGAAATCGGCGGTCCTTCCACTCCGTCCGGTGACGTTATTGACGGAACCTTATCAAAAACGGATTATATGGATGTTGTGAATAGGGTTGCAAACTTCATTTCATCAAACAACTGGATTCCGAATTACGCTTCATCAACCTTGGGTAAGATTGCATACTCAGAATTGCTGGATTCATTCTCACGCATTCTGGATTATTATTCCAATCATGGAGCGCTGCCTACTTCAGTCCATATTATCTACAAGAGCGGATCTTCAAAATCAATATCCGAGCTTGCCCAGTCACTTATCAAGGGATTGACTTCCGATAGGGACAAGGCAGTCGCATTGTATAACTATGTGAGAGATTCCATCTCTTATTCATTCTATTACAATACCCAAAAAGGTGCTGAAGGTACCCTGGCTGCCGGAACAGGTAACTGCTGTGACCAGGCACAACTCTTAGTTGCAATGGCAAGGGCGGTCGGATTGACGGCGAGATTTGCAACCGGATACTGTACGTTCTCAAGCGGTTCCACATATGGACACGTATGGGCTCAATTCAATATCGGCGGAAGCTGGATTAATGCAGACCCTACAAGTACAAGAAACTCCTTCGGTGTAATCAACAACTGGAATACAGCGTCATATACTAACAGGGGAACTTTCGACGTCTTGCCTTATTAG
- the thsA gene encoding thermosome subunit alpha has product MANQPIFILPEGTERYSKRDALRMNITAAKVLAGIVRTTLGPKGMDKMLVSGMGDITVTNDGATIMREMDIAQPAARMLVETAKKQEEIVGDGTTSVVVIAGELLAKAEELLEDGIATSVVVKGFRNATAKAVELLNEIAIDADDKETLQHVAVTAMSGKGSDYAKEHLANLVVEAALRIEEDGVSEIDNINIQRVSGDSVEDSFLCEGIVIDKTPVSKNMPEVVEDAKIAIMKYPIELKDLNTDTKIDITSPDQFAAFLDNEEQMIRDLVDKIVDSGANVFFCQKGIDDLAEHYLKKAGIMTYKRVKKSDIERISKATGAKLVTDIEDLSEDKLGHAGKVYLEKVFDHKLTFIEECENPKASSIVLRGSTRYVTEQIARALDDALGVVAATIEEGKVLIGGGACEIDLVKQLRDYGESVSGREQLAILKYAEALEVIPRTLIENAGLDTINLIADLKAAHEDSNAIGINVFTGEVVDMKDAGVIEPLRVKVQALQSAGEAAEMILRIDDMIAARNALNSTGADESGNDDSGMPPMPGMGGMGGMPPMM; this is encoded by the coding sequence ATGGCAAATCAACCAATATTTATTCTTCCTGAAGGGACTGAAAGATATTCTAAAAGAGATGCTTTAAGAATGAATATTACGGCCGCTAAAGTATTGGCAGGCATTGTAAGAACTACTCTTGGTCCTAAAGGAATGGACAAAATGTTAGTTAGTGGTATGGGAGATATTACCGTAACTAATGATGGTGCAACTATAATGAGAGAAATGGATATTGCACAGCCGGCTGCACGTATGCTTGTAGAAACAGCTAAAAAGCAAGAAGAAATTGTCGGAGACGGAACCACTTCTGTCGTTGTTATTGCTGGTGAATTATTAGCTAAAGCTGAAGAATTATTAGAAGATGGAATCGCAACTTCCGTTGTCGTTAAAGGATTTAGAAACGCAACCGCAAAAGCTGTTGAATTATTGAATGAAATTGCAATCGATGCTGACGATAAGGAAACCCTTCAGCATGTTGCAGTCACTGCAATGAGTGGTAAAGGATCAGATTATGCAAAAGAACATCTTGCAAACCTTGTTGTAGAAGCAGCTTTAAGAATCGAAGAGGACGGTGTATCTGAAATCGACAACATCAACATTCAAAGGGTTTCCGGAGATTCCGTGGAAGATTCATTCTTATGTGAAGGCATTGTCATTGACAAGACTCCGGTTTCAAAAAACATGCCTGAAGTCGTTGAAGATGCAAAAATTGCAATCATGAAATATCCTATTGAGTTAAAAGACCTCAATACCGATACTAAAATCGACATTACCTCTCCTGATCAGTTTGCGGCATTTCTGGACAATGAAGAGCAGATGATTAGGGACTTGGTTGACAAAATCGTCGATTCAGGCGCAAACGTATTCTTCTGTCAGAAAGGAATCGATGACCTGGCTGAACATTATCTTAAAAAGGCAGGCATCATGACCTATAAGAGAGTTAAAAAATCTGATATTGAAAGAATCTCAAAAGCAACCGGTGCAAAACTTGTAACAGACATTGAAGACCTGTCCGAAGACAAGTTAGGTCATGCAGGCAAAGTTTACCTTGAAAAGGTCTTCGACCACAAATTGACTTTCATTGAAGAATGTGAAAATCCGAAAGCATCCTCCATTGTACTTAGGGGAAGTACCCGTTACGTAACCGAGCAAATCGCAAGAGCTCTTGACGATGCTTTAGGAGTAGTTGCTGCCACTATCGAAGAAGGAAAAGTCCTCATCGGCGGAGGAGCATGTGAAATCGATTTGGTAAAACAGTTAAGGGATTATGGTGAATCCGTAAGCGGAAGGGAACAGTTAGCTATCTTAAAATACGCTGAAGCTTTGGAAGTCATTCCAAGAACCCTGATTGAAAACGCAGGTTTGGACACCATTAACTTAATTGCTGATTTGAAGGCTGCTCATGAAGACTCCAACGCAATCGGTATCAACGTATTCACAGGTGAAGTCGTCGACATGAAGGATGCCGGAGTAATTGAACCTTTAAGGGTTAAAGTTCAGGCTCTTCAGTCTGCAGGCGAAGCTGCTGAAATGATTTTACGTATCGATGACATGATTGCAGCAAGAAACGCACTCAACTCAACCGGTGCTGACGAGTCAGGAAATGATGACAGCGGTATGCCTCCAATGCCTGGTATGGGCGGAATGGGCGGTATGCCTCCAATGATGTAA
- the thrC gene encoding threonine synthase, with protein sequence MIRCVSCGAEYDDDEVIYTCEKCGSVLELVCDIDVSKDIFDGRRDNLWKFKECIPVDDSKIVSLDEGGTPFCKCDKLGDELGVNLYVKVEGSNPTGSFKDRGMTVGMTKAMELGVSTVGCASTGNTSASLAAYAARAGLRCIVFLPSGKVALGKLAQAMFHGAEVMSINGNFDEALEAMTALALEKHLYLLNSINPYRLEGQKTIGYEILRDLGWESPDRIILPVGNAGNISAIWKGISEFYNAGFVKDVPMMTGIQAEGACPVTNAFKKGERRVVPVENPETIATAIRIGAPVSDIKALNAIYDSNGYSETVTDEEILDAQKLLARTEGIGVEPASAASIAGLKKLVDQGVIDKGETITCVVTGHLLKDPNTAIDACTQPTQVDADIDTLRKILMGE encoded by the coding sequence ATGATACGTTGTGTTTCATGTGGAGCAGAATATGACGACGACGAAGTAATCTACACCTGTGAGAAATGCGGTAGCGTTCTTGAGCTCGTCTGTGATATTGATGTTTCCAAAGATATATTTGATGGCAGAAGAGATAATTTGTGGAAATTTAAGGAATGCATTCCGGTAGACGATTCAAAAATCGTTTCTCTTGATGAAGGAGGAACTCCATTCTGCAAATGTGACAAGTTAGGCGATGAACTGGGCGTTAACCTATACGTTAAGGTTGAAGGATCAAACCCTACCGGAAGCTTTAAGGACCGTGGAATGACTGTAGGTATGACAAAGGCAATGGAACTGGGCGTCAGTACCGTAGGATGCGCATCAACAGGTAACACCTCAGCATCACTTGCGGCTTATGCTGCCCGTGCCGGACTGCGCTGTATCGTGTTTTTACCTTCAGGAAAGGTTGCACTGGGAAAACTGGCTCAGGCAATGTTTCACGGCGCTGAAGTAATGTCCATTAACGGTAACTTTGATGAAGCACTCGAAGCGATGACTGCCCTTGCTTTGGAAAAGCATCTTTACCTATTGAATTCAATCAACCCTTACAGGCTTGAAGGCCAAAAGACAATCGGTTATGAAATTTTAAGGGACCTTGGCTGGGAGTCTCCGGACAGGATCATCTTGCCTGTCGGCAATGCCGGTAACATCTCAGCAATCTGGAAAGGAATATCTGAGTTTTACAATGCAGGATTTGTTAAGGATGTGCCTATGATGACTGGTATTCAGGCAGAAGGCGCATGTCCTGTTACAAATGCGTTTAAAAAGGGCGAAAGAAGAGTGGTGCCTGTTGAAAACCCTGAAACGATTGCAACAGCTATCCGTATAGGCGCACCTGTAAGTGACATCAAGGCCTTGAATGCAATTTACGATTCAAACGGATACTCTGAAACGGTTACAGACGAAGAGATCCTCGATGCTCAAAAACTTCTTGCAAGAACCGAAGGTATCGGTGTCGAGCCGGCCTCAGCAGCTTCAATTGCCGGTCTTAAGAAACTGGTCGATCAGGGCGTAATCGACAAAGGAGAAACCATTACCTGTGTCGTAACCGGACACTTGCTTAAAGATCCAAATACTGCAATTGATGCATGTACTCAGCCAACGCAGGTCGATGCAGACATTGACACTTTAAGGAAAATATTAATGGGAGAATAA
- the endA gene encoding tRNA-intron lyase, translating to MRGNLSNEIVSVKIEEGSKRPIALHEKSFFGKIEEDTLNLSLIEACYLLEKDRLDIYEDDVKCSLSYFIDLLKERELYGKYVVYRDLKDRGYVIKTGFKYGSDFRLYDRGRSPGKGHSDFLVKIVYENFDINVLDFASYVRVSHGVNKKLLLAIVDDDFDITYYNVEWTRP from the coding sequence ATGCGTGGAAATTTATCTAATGAAATAGTATCAGTTAAAATAGAAGAAGGCAGCAAAAGGCCTATAGCCTTGCATGAAAAAAGCTTTTTCGGTAAAATCGAAGAGGACACGTTAAACCTCTCATTAATTGAGGCATGTTATCTTCTGGAAAAGGACCGTTTGGACATTTATGAAGACGATGTTAAATGCAGCCTGTCCTATTTCATTGATTTATTGAAGGAAAGGGAATTATATGGAAAATATGTCGTTTATCGTGATTTAAAAGATAGGGGATATGTCATTAAAACCGGTTTTAAATACGGCTCCGATTTCAGATTATATGATCGTGGAAGGTCTCCGGGAAAAGGCCATTCAGACTTTTTGGTTAAAATCGTTTATGAGAATTTCGACATCAACGTTTTGGATTTTGCAAGCTATGTCCGGGTTTCCCACGGAGTCAACAAGAAGCTTCTTTTGGCGATTGTCGACGATGACTTTGACATAACATACTATAATGTGGAATGGACAAGGCCATAA
- a CDS encoding stage II sporulation protein M has protein sequence MENKLAIYLSLIILILSLISGYIFESYFSSYLQPAVDDLTQKVETGVVQLTFKDIFLNNIAIIFQMFIYGILFCLSVFLLAYNGFFVGYYVAIQDDFFRVVLMLLPHGIFELTSCFLACSSGLVLFNFLFNFFKSYLIVDLSLTDSFHDNSIKLKQAVLIFFISVILMIIAGFVEVYLTVPIARFVLGFFS, from the coding sequence TTGGAAAACAAATTAGCTATTTATCTTTCTTTAATTATTCTTATTTTATCTTTAATTTCAGGATACATTTTCGAATCTTATTTTTCTAGCTATCTGCAGCCTGCCGTTGACGATTTGACACAAAAGGTCGAAACGGGAGTGGTGCAGCTTACTTTTAAGGATATTTTTCTCAATAACATTGCCATAATTTTCCAGATGTTTATTTATGGGATATTATTTTGCTTATCTGTCTTTCTTCTGGCATATAACGGATTTTTCGTAGGATATTATGTAGCCATTCAGGATGATTTCTTCAGGGTGGTATTAATGCTTCTTCCCCACGGGATATTTGAACTCACGTCATGTTTTCTGGCATGTTCATCAGGTCTGGTTTTATTTAATTTCCTTTTCAACTTCTTTAAAAGCTATCTGATAGTGGATTTGTCATTAACTGATTCATTTCATGATAATTCCATTAAATTAAAGCAGGCAGTTTTGATATTTTTCATTTCCGTAATCCTCATGATAATTGCAGGTTTTGTTGAAGTGTATCTGACTGTTCCCATAGCCCGTTTTGTTTTAGGGTTTTTTTCATAA
- a CDS encoding tryptophan--tRNA ligase — MIDPWTSTSVDYDKLINEFGIKKISDILDDIKEPQRLMKRGVVFGHREFNEINDLINKKEDFAVVTGMMPSGQMHIGHKMVVDQLIWYQQKGAMLSLPIADLESYAARDMSFEKGRKIAIEEYLTNWIALGLDLERDNVNVYLQSQNKSLFDLEFKASRKTNFSQLNAIYGFDKSTNIAHVQAPLMQVADILLPQIEEFGGPKKVVVPVGVDQDPHIRLTRDIAHRLNEELGFIPPASTYHRFLTGLTGDKMSSSKPNTAIYLNEAPEVAAKKVKTAKTGGRETLKEQEELGGEVDKCVIYEMLLYHLIDDDSELEKIREECLSGTLRCGDCKAKTAELMQEYFDDLKDKQVEAAEIAQTIL, encoded by the coding sequence ATGATTGATCCATGGACATCAACAAGCGTAGATTATGACAAGTTAATCAATGAATTTGGAATAAAGAAAATTTCAGACATTTTGGATGACATTAAGGAACCTCAAAGGCTGATGAAAAGGGGTGTGGTCTTTGGACACAGGGAATTTAATGAAATCAATGATTTAATCAATAAAAAGGAAGACTTTGCAGTCGTCACTGGCATGATGCCGAGCGGCCAGATGCACATAGGCCACAAGATGGTGGTTGACCAATTGATTTGGTATCAGCAGAAGGGAGCCATGTTATCTTTGCCGATAGCAGATCTGGAGTCCTATGCAGCAAGGGACATGAGCTTTGAGAAAGGAAGAAAGATAGCTATTGAAGAATATCTCACAAACTGGATAGCATTAGGGCTTGACCTGGAAAGGGATAATGTCAACGTTTATCTTCAGTCCCAGAACAAGTCACTCTTTGATTTGGAATTCAAGGCTTCCCGTAAAACCAACTTTTCCCAATTGAACGCAATCTACGGATTTGACAAGTCAACCAATATCGCTCACGTTCAGGCGCCATTAATGCAGGTGGCCGATATATTGCTTCCGCAAATCGAGGAATTCGGAGGCCCGAAAAAGGTTGTAGTTCCCGTTGGAGTCGACCAGGATCCTCATATCAGACTTACAAGAGATATTGCCCACAGGTTAAACGAGGAATTGGGCTTTATTCCTCCGGCATCCACCTATCACAGGTTTTTAACCGGCTTGACAGGGGATAAGATGAGCAGTTCAAAGCCGAACACTGCAATCTATTTGAATGAAGCTCCTGAAGTTGCAGCCAAAAAGGTAAAGACCGCCAAAACAGGTGGAAGGGAAACCCTCAAGGAACAGGAGGAACTTGGCGGAGAAGTGGACAAATGCGTAATTTATGAAATGCTTCTCTATCATTTAATTGATGATGACAGCGAACTTGAAAAGATTCGTGAAGAATGCTTAAGCGGTACTTTGCGCTGCGGAGACTGTAAGGCAAAAACTGCAGAGTTGATGCAGGAATACTTTGATGATTTAAAGGATAAACAGGTTGAGGCAGCAGAAATTGCTCAAACAATTCTATAG
- a CDS encoding metal-dependent transcriptional regulator: protein MADDKISENIEEYLEVLYRNGSNKEQVSTTTLSNELGIAPGSVTQMLKKLEALGYINYTPYRGASLTDEGMKIAQKITRKHRILEKFLLEVLKVKHENVHEQACEMEHTLSDEAERALCNMLQHPDLCPDDNVIPACDLDFGSCQECFSVKDFDDVINRQFNLLSISELNPESEGIISFIRGNDDLLDDIANLGIAVGDKLHYYNNDGNEFSLNIEDEDFIISREMANNIFIRV, encoded by the coding sequence ATGGCTGATGATAAAATTAGTGAAAATATTGAAGAATACTTGGAAGTTCTTTATAGAAACGGAAGCAATAAAGAACAGGTATCAACTACTACTCTTTCCAATGAGTTGGGCATTGCGCCTGGAAGCGTTACCCAAATGCTTAAAAAATTGGAAGCTTTAGGTTATATTAATTACACTCCTTACAGAGGTGCTTCTTTAACCGACGAAGGAATGAAAATAGCTCAAAAAATCACAAGAAAGCACAGAATTCTGGAGAAATTCCTCCTGGAGGTCTTGAAGGTAAAGCATGAAAACGTGCATGAACAGGCCTGCGAAATGGAACATACTCTGTCCGATGAAGCGGAAAGGGCACTGTGCAACATGCTCCAGCATCCTGATTTATGTCCCGACGACAACGTCATTCCTGCATGCGATTTGGATTTCGGAAGCTGTCAGGAATGTTTCTCAGTAAAGGATTTTGATGACGTAATCAACAGGCAATTCAATCTGCTTTCAATTTCCGAATTGAATCCCGAATCCGAAGGTATCATTTCATTCATCCGTGGAAATGATGATTTGCTGGACGATATAGCCAATTTGGGAATAGCAGTCGGCGATAAGCTCCATTATTATAATAATGACGGCAATGAATTTTCCCTCAACATTGAAGATGAGGATTTCATCATTTCAAGGGAAATGGCCAACAACATTTTCATTAGGGTCTAA